In a single window of the Drosophila albomicans strain 15112-1751.03 chromosome 3, ASM965048v2, whole genome shotgun sequence genome:
- the LOC127565402 gene encoding uncharacterized protein LOC127565402, translating into MPYINSGNCTYADNVQLNFACDGKLTKTMWHRWSDNRVSKSEEYAVWESSKEKDAVVLVSFKKSKLFDYKTIKMDSLHYKIFGVENGKDVEIELKDGNTNCFAFGVRYVSDLRNHCLDLDYNPDDIVAFPIIHYSKPILNKFQLKDGYGIGNV; encoded by the coding sequence ATGCCGTACATTAATTCGGGCAATTGCACCTACGCAGATAATGTTCAGCTGAATTTTGCATGCGATGGCAAATTAACCAAAACAATGTGGCATCGTTGGAGCGATAATAGAGTCAGCAAATCAGAGGAATACGCTGTGTGGGAGAGTTCGAAGGAAAAGGATGCGGTTGTACTTGTCTCATTCAAGAAATCCAAGCTGTTTGACTACAAAACCATTAAAATGGACTCACTGCATTACAAGATATTTGGTGTCGAAAATGGCAAAGATGTTGAAATCGAATTGAAGGATGGCAACACGAattgctttgcctttggcgTACGCTATGTAAGCGATCTAAGAAACCATTGTCTGGACCTCGACTACAATCCAGATGATATTGTTGCCTTTCCCATAATCCACTATTCCAAGCCTATATTGAACAAGTTCCAATTGAAAGATGGTTATGGAATTGggaatgtttaa